The Candidatus Accumulibacter similis genome has a segment encoding these proteins:
- a CDS encoding P-II family nitrogen regulator — MKKIEAIIKPFKLDEVREALSEIGVTGLTVTEVKGFGRQKGHTELYRGAEYVVDFLPKVKIEIVVTDSATEGAIDAIVKAARTGKIGDGKIFVSSVEQVVRIRTGELDESAI; from the coding sequence ATGAAAAAAATTGAAGCGATCATCAAGCCGTTCAAGCTCGACGAGGTGCGTGAAGCGCTGTCCGAAATCGGCGTCACCGGCCTGACCGTCACCGAGGTCAAGGGCTTCGGTCGCCAGAAGGGCCACACCGAACTCTATCGCGGAGCCGAGTATGTGGTCGACTTTCTGCCCAAGGTGAAGATCGAGATCGTCGTCACGGATTCCGCCACCGAGGGGGCGATCGACGCCATCGTCAAGGCCGCACGTACCGGCAAGATCGGCGACGGCAAGATTTTCGTCAGCAGCGTCGAGCAGGTCGTGCGCATCCGTACCGGCGAACTCGACGAGTCGGCGATCTAG
- the ppa gene encoding inorganic diphosphatase yields the protein MGLDRVPSGKSLPNDFNVIVEIPMHADPVKYEVDKDSGAVFVDRFMSTAMHYPCNYGYIPHTIAGDGDPVDVLVVTQFALPPGVVVRCRPIGLLAMEDEAGPDGKLLAVPVDSLTPMYRDIESPRDFPQMVLDQIAHFFAHYKDLERGKFVKVIGWLGTDEAKKEIMEGVRAYAEAKEKPAF from the coding sequence ATGGGCCTCGATCGCGTGCCCTCCGGCAAGTCGCTTCCGAACGATTTCAACGTCATCGTCGAGATTCCGATGCATGCCGATCCGGTCAAGTACGAAGTGGACAAGGACAGTGGTGCGGTCTTCGTCGACCGCTTCATGTCCACCGCCATGCACTACCCCTGCAACTATGGCTACATTCCGCACACCATCGCCGGCGACGGTGACCCGGTCGACGTTCTGGTGGTGACGCAGTTTGCCCTGCCGCCGGGGGTCGTCGTGCGCTGCCGGCCAATCGGTCTGCTGGCGATGGAGGACGAGGCCGGACCCGACGGCAAGCTGCTCGCCGTTCCGGTGGACAGCCTGACGCCGATGTATCGCGACATCGAGTCGCCACGCGATTTTCCGCAGATGGTCCTCGACCAGATCGCCCACTTCTTTGCCCATTACAAGGATCTCGAGCGTGGCAAGTTCGTCAAGGTGATCGGCTGGCTGGGCACTGACGAGGCGAAGAAGGAGATCATGGAGGGCGTGCGGGCGTATGCCGAGGCGAAGGAAAAGCCGGCCTTCTAG
- a CDS encoding NAD+ synthase has protein sequence MSVRIAIAQINATVGDFSGNRARIVDFARRARQQNAELLLTPELALCGYPPEDLLLRDDFCSACESELEVLAGELPDIAVLVGHPEQRDGRRYNAATLLSGGRRVATYHKQRLPSYEVFDEERYFDSGAAPCILTLNGLRCGVNICADVWEAGAADLAREAGADVLLVLNASPYHIGKRERRTEVLRQRISSTGLPVVYANLAGGQDELVFDGGSFVLDSRGTLRCQLPQFEEALGIVDFVDGEPQPTTIVDPPCQEAEIYQALVLGVRDYLGKNGFPGAIIGLSGGIDSALTLCVAVDALGADKVRAVMMPSPYTAELSLSEAREMVRLLGVRYDEIAIAPAMETLAGMLEGQFAGLPADTTEENLQARIRGMILMALSNKTGSLVLTTGNKSEMAVGYCTLYGDMAGGFAVIKDIVKTLVYRISRWRNTCSHVIPERIISRPPSAELKPDQTDQDNLPPYAVLDAIVEAYMEKDLSPRQIIAEGFAAADVRRVVHLLKISEYKRRQAPVGIRVTQRGFGKDWRYPITNRYRDPY, from the coding sequence ATGTCAGTACGAATCGCCATTGCCCAGATCAACGCCACGGTCGGCGACTTCAGCGGCAACCGCGCGCGCATCGTCGACTTCGCCCGCCGCGCCCGGCAGCAGAACGCCGAACTGCTGCTGACGCCGGAACTGGCACTCTGCGGCTACCCTCCCGAAGACCTCCTGCTGCGCGACGACTTCTGCAGCGCCTGCGAGAGCGAGCTGGAGGTGCTCGCCGGCGAGTTGCCCGACATCGCCGTCCTCGTCGGCCACCCCGAGCAGCGCGACGGGCGCCGCTACAACGCCGCGACGCTGCTCAGCGGCGGCCGTCGTGTCGCGACCTACCACAAGCAGCGATTGCCCAGCTACGAGGTCTTTGACGAGGAGCGCTACTTCGATTCCGGTGCTGCACCCTGCATTCTGACGCTCAACGGGCTGCGCTGCGGGGTCAACATCTGCGCCGACGTCTGGGAAGCCGGCGCTGCCGACCTCGCCCGCGAGGCAGGCGCCGACGTGCTGCTGGTGCTCAATGCCTCGCCCTACCACATCGGCAAGCGCGAGCGACGCACCGAGGTCCTGCGGCAAAGGATCAGCAGCACCGGCCTGCCGGTGGTCTACGCCAACCTCGCCGGTGGCCAGGATGAACTCGTCTTCGACGGCGGCTCGTTTGTCCTCGACTCGCGCGGGACGCTCCGCTGCCAGCTGCCGCAGTTCGAGGAGGCGCTGGGGATCGTCGACTTCGTTGACGGTGAGCCGCAGCCGACGACCATCGTCGACCCACCCTGCCAGGAAGCGGAGATCTATCAGGCACTGGTCCTCGGCGTTCGCGACTATCTGGGCAAGAATGGCTTCCCCGGGGCGATCATCGGTCTCTCGGGCGGCATCGATTCGGCGTTGACCCTCTGCGTGGCGGTCGACGCGCTCGGTGCGGACAAGGTGCGGGCGGTAATGATGCCTTCCCCCTATACGGCCGAGCTGAGCCTCAGCGAAGCACGCGAGATGGTGCGTCTGCTCGGCGTCCGCTATGACGAGATCGCCATCGCACCGGCTATGGAGACCCTCGCCGGCATGCTCGAGGGACAGTTCGCCGGCCTGCCGGCGGATACGACCGAAGAGAACCTGCAGGCACGCATACGCGGCATGATCCTGATGGCCCTGTCGAACAAGACCGGCTCGCTGGTTCTGACGACCGGCAACAAGTCGGAAATGGCAGTCGGCTACTGCACCCTCTATGGCGACATGGCGGGCGGCTTCGCCGTCATCAAGGACATCGTCAAGACCCTCGTGTACCGCATCTCGCGCTGGCGCAACACCTGTTCGCATGTCATTCCCGAACGCATCATCAGCCGCCCACCGTCGGCCGAGCTGAAACCGGACCAGACCGACCAGGACAACCTGCCGCCCTACGCGGTGCTCGACGCGATCGTCGAGGCCTACATGGAGAAGGACCTCAGCCCGCGCCAGATCATTGCCGAGGGCTTTGCCGCCGCCGACGTGCGGCGTGTCGTCCATCTGCTGAAGATCAGCGAGTACAAGCGTCGCCAGGCGCCGGTCGGAATCCGGGTCACGCAACGCGGTTTCGGCAAGGACTGGCGCTATCCGATCACCAACCGCTACCGTGACCCATACTGA